The segment TTTTCTCTGGGCACTAAGCATTTTTAAAAACCTCCTTCAAAACAAATTCGATGGGATTGTAGATTTCAAACTTCGTTAGATCTTTCTTTTTATTCATTTTCTTTATCAGAATGTCATCACATGTAACGAAATAATCGGCAGGGCTATATTCAGTATGTCCTAAATGCAATGAATCTATGGGATCAATACCCGCTTCTTCAAAAATTAAAGCCTTTTGTCTAATGGCTTCATTAAGCTTTATTATTTTTGAAGCAATGGATATATAACTTGCCACTCTTTCTTTCCGTTCGGTAAAAGGATTTTTGCTATTTTCATAAATTAATGTTGATGACCCAAAAAGTAATATTGCCCCTGACAAGACTTTTTCTAAAATCAAAAGAAATGCTTCTGT is part of the Nitrospirota bacterium genome and harbors:
- a CDS encoding PIN domain-containing protein: MRKEKIKIYLDTSVYNRPFDDQRQDRIRLETEAFLLILEKVLSGAILLFGSSTLIYENSKNPFTERKERVASYISIASKIIKLNEAIRQKALIFEEAGIDPIDSLHLGHTEYSPADYFVTCDDILIKKMNKKKDLTKFEIYNPIEFVLKEVFKNA